A window of the Tachysurus fulvidraco isolate hzauxx_2018 chromosome 6, HZAU_PFXX_2.0, whole genome shotgun sequence genome harbors these coding sequences:
- the ubxn4 gene encoding UBX domain-containing protein 4 isoform X2 yields MQSDNCHTQSVRSVIQEKMRWFQGSIPAAIATSKQQSSIFVVVIAVVHKLNPFEARSATMICSSLGDDEQSTQMLSSWEDERVAELTDNCFVAIKVDAKSETCVQFSQIYPVVCIPSSFFIGDNGVPLEIIAGGVSAEELTNRINKVKQTHSQQTAAPARPNPETSIQEGSHSTSVNSPGISSTAASASKEALSMPMDEAGASGQVTPGDERSQSSDDASQGSQAEEPLDAKVERLTKKLEERREQKRKGEEENEIKKEMERRKLGKEMLDYKRKQEDDKTKRILEERNREKAEEKAARERVKQQIAQDRADRAARYSKTQEEADAARAAALQARQAEQEMKKEAAQRERSAIARIQFRLPDGSSLTNQFPSETKLQEARQFAAQEVGNRFGRFSLATMFPRREFTAEDLEKTLLELELAPSASIVLLPTGRPTNTVVQSSSSGGMWAFLGTILYPLLAVWRFLSGFIFSSPPPAAPRNQPQHPSTSLNTNSGEPKRETVRKRVLEKRPEDFKKDGKIYRLRTQEDSEDDNNTWNGNSTQQM; encoded by the exons ATGCAAAGCGACAACTGTCACACTCAAAGTGTCCGTAGTGTGATTCAGGAGAAGATGCGTTGGTTTCAGGGCTCCATCCCGGCGGCCATCGCCACCTCCAAGCAGCAAAGCTCCATTTTTGTCGTCGTCATTGCAG TGGTACATAAATTAAATCCATTCGAAGCTAGATCAGCAACCATGATCTGTTCATCACTAGGAGATGACGAGCAGTCCACACAGATGCTGTCCAGCTGGGAGGACGAGCGGGTAGCCGAGCTCACCGACAACTGCTTCGTCGCCATTAAAGTGGACGCTAAAAG TGAGACGTGTGTCCAGTTTTCACAGATCT ATCCCGTGGTGTGCATTCCATCCAGCTTCTTCATCGGTGACAATGGAGTTCCCCTGGAGATCATCGCTGGTGGCGTCTCTGCAGAGGAACTGACCAACAGAATAAACAAAGTCAAGCag ACGCACTCTCAGCAGACGGCCGCTCCAGCTCGGCCAAACCCGGAGACGTCGATCCAGGAAGGAAGTCATTCTACTTCTGTAAATTCTCCAGGAATCTCCTCCACTGCTGCTTCCGCATCTAAAG AAGCTCTGTCCATGCCCATGGATGAAGCAGGGGCTTCTGGTCAAGTGACTCCGGGTGATGAAAGAAGCCAGTCTTCAGATGATGCGTCTCAGGGGTCTCAGGCAGAGGAGCCTTTGGACGCTAAGGTCGAGAG GTTAACGAAGAAGCTGGAAGAAAGACGAGAACAGAAACGAAAGGGAGAAGAAGAG AacgagataaagaaagagatgGAGCGGCGGAAGCTGGGCAAGGAGATGCTGGATTATAAGCGGAAGCAGGAGGACGACAAAACGAAGCGCATACTGGaggagaggaacagagagaaggCCGAGGAGAAGGCGGCTAGAGAGAGAGTCAAACAGCAGATAGCTCAG GACCGTGCAGACCGAGCAGCGCGCTACTCTAAAACCCAGGAGGAGGCCGACGCAGCCAGAGCAGCAGCCCTCCAAGCCAGACAGGCCGAGCAGGAGATGAAGAAAGAAGctgcgcagagagagagaag TGCGATTGCCAGGATACAGTTCCGCCTACCTGACGGTTCCTCCCTGACCAATCAGTTTCCCTCAGAGACGAAGCTGCAGGAGGCCAGGCAGTTTGCAGCTCAG GAAGTAGGCAACAGGTTCGGCCGCTTCTCTCTGGCCACCATGTTCCCGAGACGGGAGTTCACAGCTGAAGATCTGGAGAAGACTTTACTGGAGCTCGAGCTCGCACCCAGTGCCTCCATCGTCCTGCTGCCG ACAGGAAGGCCCACTAACACCGTAGTCCAGTCCTCTAGCTCAGGTGGCATGTGGGCTTTTCTGGGCACCATCCTGTACCCTTTGCTGGCGGTGTGGAGGTTCCTGAGCGGCTTCATCTTCAGCAGCCCTCCTCCTGCAGCTCCCCGTAACCAGCCTCAGCACCCGTCAACCTCCTTAAACACCAACTCTGGAGAACCAAAGAG AGAAACGGTCCGTAAGAGGGTC
- the ubxn4 gene encoding UBX domain-containing protein 4 isoform X3, protein MQSDNCHTQSVRSVIQEKMRWFQGSIPAAIATSKQQSSIFVVVIAGDDEQSTQMLSSWEDERVAELTDNCFVAIKVDAKSETCVQFSQIYPVVCIPSSFFIGDNGVPLEIIAGGVSAEELTNRINKVKQTHSQQTAAPARPNPETSIQEGSHSTSVNSPGISSTAASASKEALSMPMDEAGASGQVTPGDERSQSSDDASQGSQAEEPLDAKVERLTKKLEERREQKRKGEEENEIKKEMERRKLGKEMLDYKRKQEDDKTKRILEERNREKAEEKAARERVKQQIAQDRADRAARYSKTQEEADAARAAALQARQAEQEMKKEAAQRERSAIARIQFRLPDGSSLTNQFPSETKLQEARQFAAQEVGNRFGRFSLATMFPRREFTAEDLEKTLLELELAPSASIVLLPQTGRPTNTVVQSSSSGGMWAFLGTILYPLLAVWRFLSGFIFSSPPPAAPRNQPQHPSTSLNTNSGEPKRETVRKRVLEKRPEDFKKDGKIYRLRTQEDSEDDNNTWNGNSTQQM, encoded by the exons ATGCAAAGCGACAACTGTCACACTCAAAGTGTCCGTAGTGTGATTCAGGAGAAGATGCGTTGGTTTCAGGGCTCCATCCCGGCGGCCATCGCCACCTCCAAGCAGCAAAGCTCCATTTTTGTCGTCGTCATTGCAG GAGATGACGAGCAGTCCACACAGATGCTGTCCAGCTGGGAGGACGAGCGGGTAGCCGAGCTCACCGACAACTGCTTCGTCGCCATTAAAGTGGACGCTAAAAG TGAGACGTGTGTCCAGTTTTCACAGATCT ATCCCGTGGTGTGCATTCCATCCAGCTTCTTCATCGGTGACAATGGAGTTCCCCTGGAGATCATCGCTGGTGGCGTCTCTGCAGAGGAACTGACCAACAGAATAAACAAAGTCAAGCag ACGCACTCTCAGCAGACGGCCGCTCCAGCTCGGCCAAACCCGGAGACGTCGATCCAGGAAGGAAGTCATTCTACTTCTGTAAATTCTCCAGGAATCTCCTCCACTGCTGCTTCCGCATCTAAAG AAGCTCTGTCCATGCCCATGGATGAAGCAGGGGCTTCTGGTCAAGTGACTCCGGGTGATGAAAGAAGCCAGTCTTCAGATGATGCGTCTCAGGGGTCTCAGGCAGAGGAGCCTTTGGACGCTAAGGTCGAGAG GTTAACGAAGAAGCTGGAAGAAAGACGAGAACAGAAACGAAAGGGAGAAGAAGAG AacgagataaagaaagagatgGAGCGGCGGAAGCTGGGCAAGGAGATGCTGGATTATAAGCGGAAGCAGGAGGACGACAAAACGAAGCGCATACTGGaggagaggaacagagagaaggCCGAGGAGAAGGCGGCTAGAGAGAGAGTCAAACAGCAGATAGCTCAG GACCGTGCAGACCGAGCAGCGCGCTACTCTAAAACCCAGGAGGAGGCCGACGCAGCCAGAGCAGCAGCCCTCCAAGCCAGACAGGCCGAGCAGGAGATGAAGAAAGAAGctgcgcagagagagagaag TGCGATTGCCAGGATACAGTTCCGCCTACCTGACGGTTCCTCCCTGACCAATCAGTTTCCCTCAGAGACGAAGCTGCAGGAGGCCAGGCAGTTTGCAGCTCAG GAAGTAGGCAACAGGTTCGGCCGCTTCTCTCTGGCCACCATGTTCCCGAGACGGGAGTTCACAGCTGAAGATCTGGAGAAGACTTTACTGGAGCTCGAGCTCGCACCCAGTGCCTCCATCGTCCTGCTGCCG CAGACAGGAAGGCCCACTAACACCGTAGTCCAGTCCTCTAGCTCAGGTGGCATGTGGGCTTTTCTGGGCACCATCCTGTACCCTTTGCTGGCGGTGTGGAGGTTCCTGAGCGGCTTCATCTTCAGCAGCCCTCCTCCTGCAGCTCCCCGTAACCAGCCTCAGCACCCGTCAACCTCCTTAAACACCAACTCTGGAGAACCAAAGAG AGAAACGGTCCGTAAGAGGGTC
- the ubxn4 gene encoding UBX domain-containing protein 4 isoform X4, with product MQSDNCHTQSVRSVIQEKMRWFQGSIPAAIATSKQQSSIFVVVIAGDDEQSTQMLSSWEDERVAELTDNCFVAIKVDAKSETCVQFSQIYPVVCIPSSFFIGDNGVPLEIIAGGVSAEELTNRINKVKQTHSQQTAAPARPNPETSIQEGSHSTSVNSPGISSTAASASKEALSMPMDEAGASGQVTPGDERSQSSDDASQGSQAEEPLDAKVERLTKKLEERREQKRKGEEENEIKKEMERRKLGKEMLDYKRKQEDDKTKRILEERNREKAEEKAARERVKQQIAQDRADRAARYSKTQEEADAARAAALQARQAEQEMKKEAAQRERSAIARIQFRLPDGSSLTNQFPSETKLQEARQFAAQEVGNRFGRFSLATMFPRREFTAEDLEKTLLELELAPSASIVLLPTGRPTNTVVQSSSSGGMWAFLGTILYPLLAVWRFLSGFIFSSPPPAAPRNQPQHPSTSLNTNSGEPKRETVRKRVLEKRPEDFKKDGKIYRLRTQEDSEDDNNTWNGNSTQQM from the exons ATGCAAAGCGACAACTGTCACACTCAAAGTGTCCGTAGTGTGATTCAGGAGAAGATGCGTTGGTTTCAGGGCTCCATCCCGGCGGCCATCGCCACCTCCAAGCAGCAAAGCTCCATTTTTGTCGTCGTCATTGCAG GAGATGACGAGCAGTCCACACAGATGCTGTCCAGCTGGGAGGACGAGCGGGTAGCCGAGCTCACCGACAACTGCTTCGTCGCCATTAAAGTGGACGCTAAAAG TGAGACGTGTGTCCAGTTTTCACAGATCT ATCCCGTGGTGTGCATTCCATCCAGCTTCTTCATCGGTGACAATGGAGTTCCCCTGGAGATCATCGCTGGTGGCGTCTCTGCAGAGGAACTGACCAACAGAATAAACAAAGTCAAGCag ACGCACTCTCAGCAGACGGCCGCTCCAGCTCGGCCAAACCCGGAGACGTCGATCCAGGAAGGAAGTCATTCTACTTCTGTAAATTCTCCAGGAATCTCCTCCACTGCTGCTTCCGCATCTAAAG AAGCTCTGTCCATGCCCATGGATGAAGCAGGGGCTTCTGGTCAAGTGACTCCGGGTGATGAAAGAAGCCAGTCTTCAGATGATGCGTCTCAGGGGTCTCAGGCAGAGGAGCCTTTGGACGCTAAGGTCGAGAG GTTAACGAAGAAGCTGGAAGAAAGACGAGAACAGAAACGAAAGGGAGAAGAAGAG AacgagataaagaaagagatgGAGCGGCGGAAGCTGGGCAAGGAGATGCTGGATTATAAGCGGAAGCAGGAGGACGACAAAACGAAGCGCATACTGGaggagaggaacagagagaaggCCGAGGAGAAGGCGGCTAGAGAGAGAGTCAAACAGCAGATAGCTCAG GACCGTGCAGACCGAGCAGCGCGCTACTCTAAAACCCAGGAGGAGGCCGACGCAGCCAGAGCAGCAGCCCTCCAAGCCAGACAGGCCGAGCAGGAGATGAAGAAAGAAGctgcgcagagagagagaag TGCGATTGCCAGGATACAGTTCCGCCTACCTGACGGTTCCTCCCTGACCAATCAGTTTCCCTCAGAGACGAAGCTGCAGGAGGCCAGGCAGTTTGCAGCTCAG GAAGTAGGCAACAGGTTCGGCCGCTTCTCTCTGGCCACCATGTTCCCGAGACGGGAGTTCACAGCTGAAGATCTGGAGAAGACTTTACTGGAGCTCGAGCTCGCACCCAGTGCCTCCATCGTCCTGCTGCCG ACAGGAAGGCCCACTAACACCGTAGTCCAGTCCTCTAGCTCAGGTGGCATGTGGGCTTTTCTGGGCACCATCCTGTACCCTTTGCTGGCGGTGTGGAGGTTCCTGAGCGGCTTCATCTTCAGCAGCCCTCCTCCTGCAGCTCCCCGTAACCAGCCTCAGCACCCGTCAACCTCCTTAAACACCAACTCTGGAGAACCAAAGAG AGAAACGGTCCGTAAGAGGGTC
- the ubxn4 gene encoding UBX domain-containing protein 4 isoform X1 — protein MQSDNCHTQSVRSVIQEKMRWFQGSIPAAIATSKQQSSIFVVVIAVVHKLNPFEARSATMICSSLGDDEQSTQMLSSWEDERVAELTDNCFVAIKVDAKSETCVQFSQIYPVVCIPSSFFIGDNGVPLEIIAGGVSAEELTNRINKVKQTHSQQTAAPARPNPETSIQEGSHSTSVNSPGISSTAASASKEALSMPMDEAGASGQVTPGDERSQSSDDASQGSQAEEPLDAKVERLTKKLEERREQKRKGEEENEIKKEMERRKLGKEMLDYKRKQEDDKTKRILEERNREKAEEKAARERVKQQIAQDRADRAARYSKTQEEADAARAAALQARQAEQEMKKEAAQRERSAIARIQFRLPDGSSLTNQFPSETKLQEARQFAAQEVGNRFGRFSLATMFPRREFTAEDLEKTLLELELAPSASIVLLPQTGRPTNTVVQSSSSGGMWAFLGTILYPLLAVWRFLSGFIFSSPPPAAPRNQPQHPSTSLNTNSGEPKRETVRKRVLEKRPEDFKKDGKIYRLRTQEDSEDDNNTWNGNSTQQM, from the exons ATGCAAAGCGACAACTGTCACACTCAAAGTGTCCGTAGTGTGATTCAGGAGAAGATGCGTTGGTTTCAGGGCTCCATCCCGGCGGCCATCGCCACCTCCAAGCAGCAAAGCTCCATTTTTGTCGTCGTCATTGCAG TGGTACATAAATTAAATCCATTCGAAGCTAGATCAGCAACCATGATCTGTTCATCACTAGGAGATGACGAGCAGTCCACACAGATGCTGTCCAGCTGGGAGGACGAGCGGGTAGCCGAGCTCACCGACAACTGCTTCGTCGCCATTAAAGTGGACGCTAAAAG TGAGACGTGTGTCCAGTTTTCACAGATCT ATCCCGTGGTGTGCATTCCATCCAGCTTCTTCATCGGTGACAATGGAGTTCCCCTGGAGATCATCGCTGGTGGCGTCTCTGCAGAGGAACTGACCAACAGAATAAACAAAGTCAAGCag ACGCACTCTCAGCAGACGGCCGCTCCAGCTCGGCCAAACCCGGAGACGTCGATCCAGGAAGGAAGTCATTCTACTTCTGTAAATTCTCCAGGAATCTCCTCCACTGCTGCTTCCGCATCTAAAG AAGCTCTGTCCATGCCCATGGATGAAGCAGGGGCTTCTGGTCAAGTGACTCCGGGTGATGAAAGAAGCCAGTCTTCAGATGATGCGTCTCAGGGGTCTCAGGCAGAGGAGCCTTTGGACGCTAAGGTCGAGAG GTTAACGAAGAAGCTGGAAGAAAGACGAGAACAGAAACGAAAGGGAGAAGAAGAG AacgagataaagaaagagatgGAGCGGCGGAAGCTGGGCAAGGAGATGCTGGATTATAAGCGGAAGCAGGAGGACGACAAAACGAAGCGCATACTGGaggagaggaacagagagaaggCCGAGGAGAAGGCGGCTAGAGAGAGAGTCAAACAGCAGATAGCTCAG GACCGTGCAGACCGAGCAGCGCGCTACTCTAAAACCCAGGAGGAGGCCGACGCAGCCAGAGCAGCAGCCCTCCAAGCCAGACAGGCCGAGCAGGAGATGAAGAAAGAAGctgcgcagagagagagaag TGCGATTGCCAGGATACAGTTCCGCCTACCTGACGGTTCCTCCCTGACCAATCAGTTTCCCTCAGAGACGAAGCTGCAGGAGGCCAGGCAGTTTGCAGCTCAG GAAGTAGGCAACAGGTTCGGCCGCTTCTCTCTGGCCACCATGTTCCCGAGACGGGAGTTCACAGCTGAAGATCTGGAGAAGACTTTACTGGAGCTCGAGCTCGCACCCAGTGCCTCCATCGTCCTGCTGCCG CAGACAGGAAGGCCCACTAACACCGTAGTCCAGTCCTCTAGCTCAGGTGGCATGTGGGCTTTTCTGGGCACCATCCTGTACCCTTTGCTGGCGGTGTGGAGGTTCCTGAGCGGCTTCATCTTCAGCAGCCCTCCTCCTGCAGCTCCCCGTAACCAGCCTCAGCACCCGTCAACCTCCTTAAACACCAACTCTGGAGAACCAAAGAG AGAAACGGTCCGTAAGAGGGTC